The following coding sequences lie in one Eschrichtius robustus isolate mEscRob2 chromosome 10, mEscRob2.pri, whole genome shotgun sequence genomic window:
- the PPP6C gene encoding serine/threonine-protein phosphatase 6 catalytic subunit isoform X2, which translates to MGDFVDRGYYSLETFTYLLALKAKWPDRITLLRGNHESRQITQVYGFYDECQTKYGNANAWRYCTKVFDMLTVAALIDEQILCVHGGLSPDIKTLDQIRTIERNQEIPHKGAFCDLVWSDPEDVDTWAISPRGAGWLFGAKVTNEFVHINNLKLICRAHQLVHEGYKFMFDEKLVTVWSAPNYCYRCGNIASIMVFKDVNTREPKLFRAVPDSERVIPPRTTTPYFL; encoded by the exons ATG GGTGATTTTGTAGACAGAGGTTACTATAGTTTGGAGACCTTCACTTACCTTCTTGCACTAAAGGCTAAATGGCCTGATCGTATTACACTTTTGCGAGGAAATCATGAGAGTAGACAGATTACACAGGTGTATGGATTTTATG ATGAGTGCCAAACCAAATACGGAAACGCTAATGCCTGGAGATACTGTACCAAAGTTTTTGACATGCTCACAGTAGCAGCT TTAATAGATGAGCAGATTTTGTGTGTTCATGGTGGTTTATCTCCTGATATCAAAACACTGGATCAAATTCGAACCATTGAACGGAATCAGGAAATTCCTCATAAAGGAGCATTTTGTGATCTGGTTTGGTCGGATCCTGAAGATGTGGATACTTGGGCAATCAGTCCCCGAGGAGCAGGTTGGCTTTTTGGTGCAAAGGTCACAAATGAG TTTGTTCATATCAACAACTTAAAACTCATCTGCAGAGCACACCAACTAGTGCATGAAGGCTATAAATTTATGTTTGATGAGAAGCTGGTAACAGTATGGTCTGCTCCTAATTACTGTTATCGTTGTGGAAATATTGCTTCGATCATGGTCTTCAAAGATGTAAATACAAGAGAACCAAAGTTATTCCGGGCAGTTCCAGATTCAGAACGTGTTATTCCTCCCAGGACAACGACGCCGTATTTCCTTTGA